The DNA sequence ACCAGGAGAGCAACCCCCAGCAAATCCAGATGCTCCAGCAACTGATTCAAAGCCAACCACAACAGCAGGCTCATCAACCTCTGGTGTTTCAACTGACCAGAACCGGAACTATGCTGTACTTGCTGGCACAGTTGCTGCTGTTTGTGGCCTGGGCTGGTATCTCTTATCCAAACCCAAGAAATCTGAAGAACCTGTGGACTGAGGCTCCATGGAAGTAGCCGAGATTGGAAGCACCTGCTATTTTCTTCTGTTGTTTCCCTAGCTTTGTACAAGCTTGTTGCCTGTGAAACTCAGTTTTCTCCTCCATATCCAACTGAGCTTATGCTGCCCATTTTGATTAAACCCAGCTATATGACTTCAATAATCAAAATTACTCTGCTTTTCCTGTTATGGAGATGGGTTATTCGCTACTTAGTATCTGGTAAGTTCTTGTAA is a window from the Phoenix dactylifera cultivar Barhee BC4 unplaced genomic scaffold, palm_55x_up_171113_PBpolish2nd_filt_p 000112F, whole genome shotgun sequence genome containing:
- the LOC103696666 gene encoding uncharacterized protein At2g27730, mitochondrial, which gives rise to MVSRIAARYMTRRLSSGGKVLSEEEKAAENVYIKKTEQEKLEKLARKGPKPGEQPPANPDAPATDSKPTTTAGSSTSGVSTDQNRNYAVLAGTVAAVCGLGWYLLSKPKKSEEPVD